In one window of Brassica rapa cultivar Chiifu-401-42 chromosome A07, CAAS_Brap_v3.01, whole genome shotgun sequence DNA:
- the LOC103845967 gene encoding homoserine kinase has protein sequence MATLCFHSPSKPISYFHPKSKPSPPLFSKVSVFRCKASVQTLVSVEPEPVFTSVKTFAPATVANLGPGFDFLGCAVDGLGDHVTLRVDPSVRAGEVLISEITGTTAKLSTNPLRNCAGIAAIATMKMLGIRSVGLSLDLHKGLPLGSGLGSSAASAAAAAVAVNEIFGRKLVREDLVLAGLESEAKVSGYHADNIAPAIMGGFVLIRNYEPLDLKPLRFPEDKELFFVLVSPEFEAPTKKMRAALPTEIPMVHHVWNSSQAAALVAAVLEGDAVMLGKALSSDKVVEPTRAPLIPGMEAVKKAALEAGAFGCTISGAGPTAVAVIDAAEKGEEIGEKMVEAFMRVGNLKSVACVKKLDKVGARLVSSVSR, from the coding sequence ATGGCAACACTCTGCTTCCACTCTCCCTCCAAACCCATTTCATATTTCCACCCCAAATCGAAACCCTCTCCACCGTTATTCTCCAAAGTCTCCGTCTTTAGATGCAAAGCCTCCGTACAAACCCTCGTCTCCGTCGAGCCGGAGCCCGTTTTCACCTCCGTCAAGACTTTCGCTCCCGCCACCGTCGCTAATCTCGGCCCAGGCTTCGACTTCTTAGGCTGCGCCGTCGACGGCCTCGGAGACCACGTCACTCTCCGCGTAGATCCCTCCGTTCGCGCCGGCGAGGTCCTAATCTCAGAGATCACCGGAACCACCGCGAAACTCAGCACAAACCCTCTCCGGAACTGCGCCGGAATCGCTGCGATTGCGACGATGAAGATGTTAGGGATTAGATCGGTTGGGTTGTCGTTGGATTTGCATAAAGGTCTTCCTTTGGGGAGCGGTTTGGGTTCGAGCGCTGCTAGTGCCGCCGCAGCTGCTGTAGCGGTTAACGAGATCTTCGGTCGGAAGTTAGTTAGAGAAGATTTGGTTTTAGCCGGTTTGGAGTCTGAAGCTAAAGTGTCCGGTTACCACGCGGATAACATCGCTCCTGCGATCATGGGAGGGTTTGTTTTGATTAGAAACTACGAACCGCTTGATCTTAAACCGTTGAGGTTCCCTGAGGATAAAGAGCTTTTCTTTGTCTTGGTGAGCCCTGAGTTCGAAGCTCCGACCAAGAAGATGAGAGCTGCATTGCCTACAGAGATTCCGATGGTTCACCATGTTTGGAACAGCAGCCAAGCGGCTGCTTTGGTGGCCGCGGTGTTGGAAGGAGACGCGGTGATGCTAGGGAAGGCTTTGTCGTCTGATAAAGTTGTGGAGCCGACGAGGGCTCCGTTGATTCCGGGGATGGAAGCTGTGAAGAAGGCGGCGTTGGAAGCTGGGGCGTTTGGATGTACGATTAGTGGAGCTGGACCAACGGCGGTTGCGGTGATTGATGCGGCGGAGAAGGGAGAGGAGATTGGGGAGAAGATGGTGGAGGCTTTTATGAGGGTTGGGAACTTGAAGTCTGTTGCTTGTGTGAAGAAGCTTGATAAGGTTGGTGCTAGGCTTGTTAGTAGCGTCTCCAGGTGA